A window of the Nisaea acidiphila genome harbors these coding sequences:
- the dapD gene encoding 2,3,4,5-tetrahydropyridine-2,6-dicarboxylate N-succinyltransferase: MSASQLETVINAAWDDRDNVGLDTKGEVREAVEEALSGLDNGAIRTAEPLGDHKWQVNEWAKKAVLLSFRLNDMDIIPGGPVDADLGPSVWWDKVPSKFAGWGANRFREAGFRAVPNCVVRRSAFIAKGVVLMPSFVNLGAYVDEGSMVDTWATVGSCAQIGKNVHLSGGVGIGGVLEPLQASPVIIEDNCFIGARSEVVEGVIVEEGSVLSMGVFISATTKIVDRSTGEIFIGRVPSYSVVVPGSLPGKPLPDGTPGPSLSCAVIVKRVDAQTRSKTSINDLLRD, encoded by the coding sequence ATGAGCGCGAGCCAACTCGAAACGGTGATCAATGCGGCCTGGGACGACCGGGACAATGTCGGTCTGGACACCAAGGGCGAGGTCCGCGAGGCGGTCGAGGAAGCGCTGAGCGGTCTCGACAACGGCGCCATCCGGACCGCCGAGCCGCTCGGCGATCACAAATGGCAGGTGAACGAGTGGGCGAAGAAGGCCGTGCTGCTCTCCTTCCGCCTCAATGACATGGATATCATCCCGGGCGGTCCGGTGGACGCCGATCTCGGCCCGTCGGTCTGGTGGGACAAGGTGCCGTCCAAGTTCGCCGGCTGGGGCGCCAACCGGTTCCGCGAGGCCGGATTCCGCGCCGTGCCGAACTGCGTCGTGCGCCGCTCCGCCTTCATCGCCAAGGGCGTCGTACTGATGCCGAGCTTCGTCAATCTCGGTGCGTATGTGGACGAGGGCTCCATGGTCGATACCTGGGCCACGGTCGGGTCCTGCGCGCAGATCGGCAAGAACGTGCATCTCTCCGGCGGCGTCGGCATCGGCGGCGTGCTGGAGCCGCTGCAGGCCTCCCCGGTCATCATCGAGGACAATTGCTTCATCGGCGCCCGTTCCGAGGTGGTCGAGGGCGTGATCGTCGAGGAGGGCTCGGTGCTCTCCATGGGCGTCTTCATCTCCGCCACCACCAAGATCGTCGACCGCAGCACCGGCGAGATCTTCATCGGCCGGGTTCCGTCCTATTCCGTCGTGGTGCCGGGCTCGCTGCCGGGCAAGCCGCTGCCGGACGGCACGCCGGGCCCGAGCCTCTCCTGCGCGGTGATCGTGAAGCGCGTCGATGCGCAGACCCGCTCCAAGACCTCGATCAACGACCTGCTGCGGGACTGA
- a CDS encoding multidrug effflux MFS transporter, translating to MSQPPDGPRLSTLILLSALCILPINIFLPSLTGMAAEFDVDYGVIGLSLAGYAGASAVLQIVLGPLSDRFGRRPVILGGLAIFLVATLGCIFAPNIWSFLGFRLLQAVIAPTYAVALAVIRDTTGKEEAASRIGYVAMAWAVAPMLGPSLGGLLDENFGWRASFWFLEAFALAIFALCWSDLRETNLSPSASLCAQFRTYPDLLAARRFWAYALCMAFSVGAFFAFLAGAPLAAGYAYDLSPAALGLAMGSITCGFMFGSFLSGRFAGRFRLTEMMLAGRTLACAGLLLGLALYAAGADHVMALLGPCMLVGVSNGLTIPSANAGAISVRPQLAGSAAGLASAITVAGGAAMSSVASAVLTPENARYALLLVMLGSAAIAFATALIAHLLERERS from the coding sequence ATGTCCCAGCCGCCCGACGGACCGCGCCTCTCAACACTTATCCTGCTCTCGGCGCTCTGCATCCTCCCCATCAACATCTTCCTTCCGTCCCTGACCGGAATGGCGGCGGAGTTCGATGTCGATTATGGCGTCATCGGTCTCTCGCTCGCCGGCTATGCCGGGGCCTCCGCAGTTCTCCAGATCGTCCTCGGACCGCTGTCCGACAGGTTCGGCCGCCGGCCGGTGATCCTCGGCGGCCTCGCGATCTTCCTGGTCGCGACACTGGGCTGCATCTTCGCGCCCAATATCTGGAGTTTTCTCGGCTTCCGCCTGCTCCAGGCCGTCATCGCGCCGACCTATGCGGTCGCCCTTGCCGTCATCCGCGACACCACCGGCAAGGAAGAGGCGGCGAGCCGGATCGGCTATGTCGCCATGGCATGGGCCGTGGCGCCGATGCTCGGCCCGAGCCTCGGCGGCCTGCTCGACGAGAATTTCGGATGGCGGGCCAGTTTCTGGTTCCTTGAGGCGTTCGCTCTCGCGATCTTCGCCCTCTGCTGGTCGGACCTGCGCGAGACCAATCTTTCCCCCTCCGCGTCTCTCTGCGCGCAGTTCCGCACATATCCCGACCTGCTTGCCGCGCGCCGGTTCTGGGCCTACGCGCTCTGTATGGCCTTCTCGGTGGGCGCCTTCTTCGCCTTTCTCGCCGGGGCACCTCTTGCGGCCGGTTATGCCTATGACCTGTCTCCGGCGGCACTCGGTCTCGCCATGGGATCCATCACCTGCGGCTTCATGTTCGGCAGCTTCCTCTCCGGGCGCTTCGCCGGCCGCTTCCGGCTGACCGAGATGATGCTTGCCGGCCGTACGCTCGCCTGCGCCGGGCTGCTGCTCGGGCTGGCTCTCTATGCCGCGGGAGCCGATCACGTCATGGCCCTGCTGGGGCCCTGCATGCTTGTCGGCGTCTCCAACGGGCTGACCATTCCGAGCGCAAACGCCGGCGCGATCTCCGTGCGCCCGCAACTCGCCGGAAGCGCGGCCGGGCTCGCCAGCGCGATCACCGTGGCGGGCGGCGCCGCAATGTCGTCGGTCGCGAGCGCCGTGCTGACGCCGGAGAACGCGCGCTATGCGCTGCTTCTCGTGATGCTGGGCTCGGCCGCGATTGCTTTTGCCACCGCGCTGATCGCGCACCTGCTGGAGCGGGAAAGGAGCTAG
- a CDS encoding pyrimidine 5'-nucleotidase, whose protein sequence is MLLPADVETWIFDLDNTLYPAASNLFARVSKRITVYVQERFSLDHDAARALQKDMFRRHGTTLRGLMVEHGVDGEEYLHFVHDIDVSDIEQNHALAEAIGRLPGRKIIYTNGSVPHARRIMGRIGVDHHFEDVFDIVAADYVPKPNPDPYDVLISRHRIDPKRAVMVEDMARNLEPAAALGMTTVWLSGTLDWATEGAGEDYVHHVAEDLTEWLNRLPV, encoded by the coding sequence ATGCTGCTCCCGGCCGATGTCGAGACCTGGATCTTCGATCTGGACAACACGCTCTATCCCGCAGCGAGCAACCTCTTCGCCAGGGTTTCGAAGCGGATCACGGTTTATGTCCAGGAGCGCTTCTCGCTCGATCATGACGCGGCCCGGGCCCTTCAGAAGGACATGTTCCGCCGCCACGGCACCACGCTCCGGGGCCTGATGGTCGAACACGGGGTGGACGGGGAGGAATATCTCCATTTCGTGCATGACATCGACGTCTCTGACATCGAGCAAAACCATGCGCTGGCGGAGGCTATCGGACGGTTGCCCGGACGAAAGATCATCTACACGAACGGCTCGGTCCCGCACGCCCGCCGGATCATGGGGCGGATCGGCGTCGACCACCATTTCGAGGACGTGTTCGACATCGTCGCGGCGGATTACGTGCCGAAACCCAATCCGGATCCCTACGATGTGCTGATTTCCCGCCATCGCATCGATCCGAAGCGCGCCGTCATGGTCGAGGACATGGCACGCAACCTCGAACCCGCCGCCGCCCTCGGCATGACCACGGTCTGGCTTTCCGGAACCCTGGACTGGGCGACGGAAGGTGCCGGGGAGGACTATGTCCACCATGTCGCGGAGGACCTGACCGAGTGGCTGAACAGGCTTCCGGTGTGA
- a CDS encoding sensor domain-containing diguanylate cyclase, with amino-acid sequence MTSLESGGGALPGEELAELAESDSERLMRLLEDGAPLFDYPGPVLLLDRDKKVVGANPGAMSLVHGIMSGTALSLTALVSATLSSGGRPQNMKILDEEAGRTTDITALPVDGGKHVLLFGRDISLDQNLRNALVESRQRYKDLVEISSDFAWETDASGKFVFVSTAGALGYEPDELVGHVADDFVEKLDGITIVTPFNAREPSTGIEFRFRRADGTVAELEASAAPLSSEDGEWLGARGVCRDVTEARRRDAALAKARNRERLMAYIVRTIRDELDPKAMLASAARAIARSLASDGCVICRRDARGKLAVAAELGTPPAVFLANVLASDAEGQAPTTVDDPDGTHVLSFPTDYHQAANGAVILWRDASGGAWNEDDADLMKEVSNQIGIAIEQVASHENLELLSTTDPLTKLLNRRTFQERLDGKLSKKGAGGALVYVDLDNFKLVNDNLGHKMGDKVLLDVAAMLHGCAGKDDMPARLGGDEFVVWFDTADRDKARAKAEHLLEAAGSLAQYAVDETRKVGMSIGIACIAPGGNASSENAENLIARADEAMYEIKHGGKNAYTFAPDPEVSGAGNDDD; translated from the coding sequence GTGACGAGTCTTGAGAGCGGCGGCGGCGCGCTGCCGGGAGAGGAACTGGCCGAATTGGCGGAGAGCGATTCCGAAAGGCTCATGCGGCTGCTGGAAGACGGAGCGCCGCTGTTCGATTATCCGGGCCCGGTTCTGCTTCTGGATCGGGACAAGAAGGTCGTGGGCGCAAACCCCGGCGCGATGTCGCTTGTGCATGGGATCATGTCCGGCACCGCACTTTCCCTGACCGCGCTGGTCAGCGCGACCCTTTCCAGCGGCGGACGCCCGCAAAATATGAAAATTCTCGACGAGGAAGCGGGCCGCACGACCGACATCACCGCCCTGCCGGTCGATGGCGGCAAACATGTCCTGCTGTTCGGCCGTGACATCTCGCTCGACCAGAACCTCCGCAACGCTCTGGTCGAATCCCGCCAGCGCTACAAGGACCTGGTGGAAATCTCCAGCGACTTCGCCTGGGAGACCGATGCCAGCGGAAAGTTCGTCTTCGTCTCGACCGCGGGCGCGCTCGGCTACGAGCCCGACGAGCTGGTCGGGCATGTCGCCGACGATTTCGTCGAGAAGCTGGACGGCATCACGATCGTCACGCCCTTCAACGCGCGGGAACCCTCGACCGGGATCGAATTCCGGTTCCGCCGCGCCGACGGCACGGTCGCCGAACTCGAAGCCTCCGCCGCGCCGCTCAGTTCCGAGGACGGCGAATGGCTCGGCGCCCGCGGGGTTTGCCGGGACGTAACCGAAGCCCGGCGCCGCGACGCCGCTCTCGCTAAAGCCCGGAACCGGGAACGGCTGATGGCCTATATCGTCCGGACCATCCGCGACGAACTCGACCCGAAAGCGATGCTCGCATCGGCCGCCCGCGCCATTGCCCGCTCCCTCGCCTCCGACGGCTGCGTCATCTGCCGGCGCGATGCCCGGGGAAAACTGGCCGTTGCCGCCGAACTCGGCACTCCGCCGGCCGTGTTTCTCGCCAATGTTCTGGCGTCCGACGCAGAGGGACAGGCTCCGACGACGGTCGACGATCCCGACGGGACGCATGTCCTGTCCTTCCCCACCGATTATCACCAGGCCGCCAACGGCGCCGTCATCCTCTGGCGGGACGCGTCCGGCGGCGCCTGGAACGAGGACGATGCCGACCTGATGAAGGAGGTTTCCAACCAGATCGGCATTGCCATCGAACAGGTCGCCTCGCACGAAAATCTGGAACTGCTCTCGACCACCGACCCGCTCACGAAACTGCTTAACCGGCGCACCTTCCAGGAACGGCTGGACGGAAAGTTGTCGAAAAAGGGCGCCGGCGGCGCGCTGGTCTATGTCGACCTCGATAACTTCAAGCTCGTGAACGACAATCTCGGCCACAAGATGGGCGACAAGGTGCTGCTCGATGTCGCCGCCATGCTGCACGGATGCGCCGGCAAGGACGACATGCCGGCCCGTCTCGGGGGCGACGAGTTCGTCGTCTGGTTCGACACCGCCGACCGCGACAAGGCGCGTGCGAAGGCCGAGCACCTGCTGGAAGCCGCCGGCAGTCTGGCGCAGTACGCCGTCGACGAGACACGCAAGGTCGGGATGTCGATCGGCATCGCCTGTATCGCACCGGGCGGAAACGCCTCATCGGAGAACGCGGAAAATCTCATCGCCCGCGCCGACGAAGCGATGTACGAGATCAAGCACGGGGGCAAGAACGCCTATACGTTTGCCCCCGACCCGGAAGTAAGCGGAGCCGGCAACGATGACGACTAA
- a CDS encoding DUF2336 domain-containing protein gives MTTKPKRRMSDADRTAYEKAKGIAASTNLAERRRLAEDHLTPPEILFFLAEDDNSEIREAVAANTATPRHADQFLAKDESEDVRSIVARKVAALAPDLSSERRESIRKLTVEVLETLALDHVDRVRAVLADAVKDLPDAPPEMISRVIEVLARDTTISVSGPILEHSPLLADELLVEIIRNEPVAGAIAAISRRQAVSETVSDAVISAEDDAAIAELLGNRSAQIREETLDDLIENATERRVLHRPLVTRPKLLGRHALSLARFVGYALVAELGKRTDLGAEASAQLARELERRLEENPELAGGEQDGDAVLTGRERAKHMYESGTLTESVVLEAVSEGKRPFVLAALELVSGLSEEAVHSLASSVNPKAIVALVWKSGYGMDFALQMQLRLANIPPDKALKPTEDGLFPLSEDQLSWQIELVTEEEEEDDKG, from the coding sequence ATGACGACTAAACCCAAACGCCGCATGAGCGACGCCGACAGGACCGCCTACGAAAAAGCAAAAGGCATCGCCGCCAGCACCAATCTGGCCGAGCGCCGCCGCCTGGCCGAAGATCACCTGACGCCGCCGGAAATCCTCTTCTTCCTCGCCGAGGACGACAATAGCGAGATTCGCGAGGCGGTTGCCGCCAATACAGCCACACCGCGCCATGCCGATCAGTTCCTGGCCAAGGACGAGAGCGAGGATGTCCGCTCCATCGTCGCCCGCAAGGTGGCGGCCCTCGCGCCGGACCTGAGCTCTGAGCGCCGCGAGAGCATCCGCAAGCTGACCGTTGAGGTCCTGGAGACACTGGCACTAGACCATGTCGACCGGGTTCGGGCGGTGCTCGCCGATGCCGTAAAGGACCTGCCGGACGCACCGCCGGAAATGATCAGCCGTGTCATCGAGGTTCTCGCGCGGGACACCACGATTTCCGTGTCCGGCCCCATCCTCGAACATTCCCCGCTGCTGGCCGACGAACTGCTGGTCGAGATCATCCGGAACGAGCCGGTGGCGGGCGCCATTGCCGCCATTTCCCGCCGCCAGGCGGTCTCCGAAACCGTATCCGACGCGGTCATCAGCGCGGAAGACGATGCCGCGATCGCGGAACTGCTCGGCAACAGATCCGCACAGATCCGCGAGGAGACCCTCGACGATCTCATCGAGAACGCCACCGAACGTCGCGTCCTGCACCGCCCGCTGGTAACGCGCCCGAAACTGCTGGGGCGGCACGCCCTCAGCCTCGCCCGGTTCGTCGGGTATGCTTTGGTCGCGGAACTGGGCAAACGGACAGATCTCGGGGCAGAGGCGTCGGCGCAGCTCGCCCGCGAGCTCGAACGCCGCCTGGAGGAGAATCCCGAACTGGCCGGGGGCGAGCAGGACGGAGACGCCGTCCTGACCGGCCGGGAACGCGCAAAGCATATGTACGAGAGCGGGACCCTGACGGAAAGCGTCGTGCTGGAGGCGGTCAGCGAGGGCAAGCGTCCCTTCGTGCTGGCCGCGCTGGAACTGGTTTCCGGCCTCTCGGAGGAAGCGGTTCATTCCCTTGCCTCGTCGGTGAACCCCAAGGCGATCGTGGCCTTGGTCTGGAAATCCGGATACGGCATGGATTTCGCGCTGCAAATGCAGCTGCGACTGGCCAATATTCCGCCGGACAAGGCCCTGAAGCCGACCGAGGACGGCCTCTTCCCTCTGAGCGAGGATCAGCTGTCCTGGCAGATCGAACTCGTGACCGAAGAGGAAGAGGAGGACGATAAGGGTTGA
- the argB gene encoding acetylglutamate kinase, with protein MNGPSFAELRQTWLSKADILTEALPYMRRYSGKTVVVKFGGHAMGDEELFKSFAADMVLLKQVGMNPLVVHGGGPQIGKMLERLAIKSEFIDGLRVTDQATVEIVEMVLAGSINKGIVAAINAAGGRAVGISGKDGNLITARKLKRTKIDPDSNIEKVLDLGFVGEPASVDVEVLKIFASGDLIPVIAPIGLGPDGETYNINADTSAGAIAAAADAARFLLLTDVAGVLDKNGELIPELTVEEAQARIEDGTISGGMIPKIETCIEAIKTGARAAVIFDGRVPHACLVELFTPHGVGTIIRR; from the coding sequence ATGAACGGACCGTCATTTGCCGAATTGCGGCAGACCTGGCTTTCGAAGGCCGACATCCTGACCGAGGCTCTGCCCTACATGCGCCGCTACAGCGGCAAAACAGTCGTGGTGAAGTTCGGCGGTCATGCCATGGGCGACGAGGAGCTGTTCAAGTCCTTCGCCGCCGACATGGTGCTGCTGAAGCAGGTCGGCATGAATCCGCTCGTGGTGCATGGCGGCGGCCCGCAGATTGGCAAGATGCTGGAGCGTCTCGCGATCAAGAGCGAGTTCATCGATGGCCTGCGCGTCACCGACCAGGCGACGGTCGAGATCGTCGAGATGGTGCTCGCGGGATCGATCAACAAAGGCATCGTGGCGGCGATCAATGCCGCCGGAGGCCGTGCGGTCGGGATCTCCGGCAAGGACGGAAACCTGATCACAGCGCGCAAGCTGAAGCGCACCAAGATCGATCCCGACAGCAATATCGAGAAGGTTCTGGATCTGGGTTTCGTCGGCGAGCCGGCAAGTGTCGATGTCGAGGTGCTGAAAATCTTCGCCTCCGGCGACCTGATCCCGGTCATCGCGCCGATCGGTCTCGGACCTGACGGCGAGACTTACAACATCAACGCGGATACCTCGGCAGGCGCCATCGCGGCGGCCGCGGACGCGGCCCGCTTTCTTCTGCTGACCGACGTTGCGGGCGTGCTGGACAAGAACGGCGAGCTGATTCCGGAGCTGACCGTCGAAGAGGCGCAGGCGAGGATCGAAGACGGTACGATCTCCGGCGGCATGATCCCGAAGATCGAGACCTGCATCGAGGCGATCAAGACCGGGGCCAGGGCTGCGGTAATCTTCGACGGGCGGGTTCCCCACGCCTGTCTGGTCGAGCTGTTCACTCCGCACGGCGTAGGCACGATCATTCGCCGCTGA
- the yihA gene encoding ribosome biogenesis GTP-binding protein YihA/YsxC, producing the protein MEDELDQAALEAGRRLFAQECRFVWGAARLDQLPDAGLPEIAFAGRSNVGKSSLVNALTGRKTLARTSNTPGRTQQLNFFDLGGRLMIVDLPGYGYAKVSKSQVAAWNHVLRHFLKGSTVLQRVLLLIDSRHGLKDTDREMMDMLDQAAVSYQVVLTKVDKPKQAELEKVIAETEAELRTHVAAHPVIVRTSAEKGTGIPELRAGLAALAAS; encoded by the coding sequence ATGGAAGACGAACTGGATCAGGCTGCGCTGGAGGCGGGCCGCCGTCTCTTCGCACAGGAATGCCGGTTCGTCTGGGGCGCCGCGCGGCTGGACCAGCTTCCGGATGCGGGCTTGCCCGAGATCGCCTTCGCCGGCCGGTCCAATGTCGGCAAATCGAGCCTCGTCAACGCCCTGACCGGGCGTAAGACGCTGGCCCGCACCTCGAACACGCCGGGGCGCACGCAGCAGCTCAATTTCTTCGATCTCGGCGGACGGCTGATGATCGTCGACCTGCCGGGCTATGGTTATGCCAAGGTCTCGAAGAGCCAGGTTGCGGCCTGGAACCATGTCCTGCGCCATTTCCTGAAAGGCAGCACGGTCCTGCAGCGGGTGCTGCTGCTGATCGACTCCCGTCACGGGCTGAAGGATACCGATCGCGAGATGATGGACATGCTCGACCAGGCGGCGGTCTCCTACCAGGTCGTCCTGACCAAGGTCGACAAGCCGAAACAAGCCGAACTGGAAAAGGTGATCGCCGAGACGGAGGCGGAATTGCGTACCCATGTCGCGGCACATCCCGTTATCGTGCGGACCAGCGCGGAGAAGGGGACTGGAATACCGGAACTGCGGGCGGGACTTGCGGCGCTTGCGGCGTCCTGA
- the yidC gene encoding membrane protein insertase YidC, with the protein MNEQKNLIAAVVLSVAILVGFQFFYEVPKAEKEVARQAEIAASGTGTGSTAPSASSVPSATPPSGVAVPAAGAMSAEDAAKARQEIAADPKRIRIDAPGMRGTISPVGARIDDVVLTHYRETLDADSDNIHLLKPAGAPKSYYAEFGWVPEAAGTPVPDAKTVWTADGSVLSPQQPVTLSWDNGQGLVFERTYAIDDDYMFTVTQRVRNSGGDAVTLFPYGLLSRGGTPTTAGFYILHEGPLGVFDETLNEVDYDDLQEDGKTEVAATGGWIGITDKYWLAALVPAQDEAMKYRFTHSIRQQDDRYQTDYLGAARAVPAGGVAETETHLFAGAKEVKLLDRYEAKYGVANFDLAVDFGWFYFLTKPFFYALSWIHNLVGNFGIAILIFTVAVKLVFFPLANKSYKSMAKMRELTPKMQALREQYGDDKQRLNQEMMGLYKKEKVNPASGCLPILIQIPVFFALYKVLFVSIEMRHAPFYGWIHDLSAPDPTTLFNLFGLIPWTPPAFIPLIGVWPIIMGLTMFLQQKLNPQPADPVQAKVFMFLPLFFTFLLASFPAGLVIYWAWNNLLSIAQQRLIMWRMGVK; encoded by the coding sequence ATGAACGAGCAGAAGAATCTGATTGCCGCTGTCGTGCTGTCCGTGGCGATCCTGGTCGGCTTCCAGTTTTTCTACGAGGTTCCGAAGGCGGAAAAGGAAGTGGCCCGGCAGGCGGAGATCGCTGCCAGCGGCACCGGGACCGGGTCGACGGCGCCGTCTGCCTCCTCCGTTCCGTCGGCAACGCCGCCGTCCGGCGTCGCAGTCCCTGCGGCGGGCGCGATGTCGGCCGAAGACGCGGCGAAGGCAAGGCAGGAAATCGCCGCCGATCCGAAGCGCATCCGGATCGATGCGCCCGGCATGCGTGGCACGATCTCGCCGGTCGGCGCGCGGATCGACGATGTGGTTCTGACCCATTATCGCGAGACCCTGGACGCCGACAGCGACAATATTCATCTGCTGAAACCGGCCGGTGCGCCGAAATCCTATTACGCCGAGTTCGGCTGGGTGCCGGAGGCGGCCGGAACGCCGGTGCCGGACGCGAAGACGGTCTGGACGGCGGACGGCTCGGTGCTGAGCCCGCAACAGCCGGTGACGCTTTCCTGGGACAATGGCCAGGGTCTTGTCTTCGAGCGCACCTATGCGATCGACGACGACTACATGTTCACGGTCACCCAACGGGTGCGCAATTCGGGCGGGGACGCCGTCACGCTGTTCCCGTACGGTCTGCTCTCCCGTGGCGGCACGCCGACGACCGCCGGCTTCTACATCTTGCATGAAGGCCCGCTCGGTGTATTCGACGAGACCCTGAACGAAGTCGATTACGACGATCTCCAGGAGGACGGAAAAACCGAGGTGGCAGCGACAGGCGGCTGGATCGGCATCACCGACAAATACTGGCTCGCGGCCCTCGTCCCGGCACAGGACGAGGCGATGAAGTACCGCTTCACCCACAGCATCCGCCAGCAGGACGACCGCTATCAGACGGATTATCTCGGTGCGGCACGTGCCGTGCCCGCGGGCGGCGTCGCGGAAACCGAGACCCATCTCTTCGCCGGCGCCAAGGAAGTGAAGCTGCTCGACCGCTACGAGGCGAAATACGGCGTTGCCAATTTCGATCTCGCGGTCGATTTCGGCTGGTTCTACTTCCTTACCAAGCCGTTCTTCTATGCCCTCTCATGGATCCACAACCTCGTCGGCAATTTCGGCATTGCGATCCTGATCTTTACCGTCGCGGTGAAGCTGGTGTTCTTCCCGCTCGCCAACAAGTCCTACAAGTCGATGGCGAAGATGCGCGAGCTGACGCCGAAGATGCAGGCCCTGCGCGAGCAGTATGGCGACGACAAGCAGCGCCTGAACCAGGAAATGATGGGGCTCTACAAGAAGGAGAAGGTCAATCCGGCGTCGGGCTGTCTGCCGATCCTGATTCAGATCCCGGTCTTCTTCGCGCTCTACAAGGTTCTGTTCGTCTCGATCGAAATGCGCCATGCACCGTTCTATGGCTGGATCCACGATCTCTCGGCGCCGGACCCGACCACGCTGTTCAATCTGTTCGGTCTGATCCCCTGGACGCCGCCGGCCTTTATTCCGCTGATCGGCGTCTGGCCGATCATCATGGGGCTGACGATGTTCCTGCAGCAGAAGCTGAACCCGCAGCCGGCCGACCCGGTGCAGGCGAAGGTGTTCATGTTCCTGCCGCTCTTCTTCACCTTCCTGCTGGCCAGCTTCCCGGCCGGACTGGTGATTTACTGGGCGTGGAACAACCTGCTCTCGATTGCCCAGCAGCGCCTCATCATGTGGCGCATGGGCGTCAAGTAG
- the yidD gene encoding membrane protein insertion efficiency factor YidD — protein MRVIAAPLTWLLSGLILAYRYLVSPLLGTNCRFEPSCSRYGLEAIRRHGPFVGSWLTLKRILRCHPWGGCGYDPVPERGGVSSQTQQECRAE, from the coding sequence ATGCGCGTGATCGCTGCGCCGCTCACTTGGCTCTTGAGCGGTCTCATCCTTGCCTACCGGTATCTGGTCTCTCCGCTTCTGGGCACCAACTGCCGGTTCGAGCCGAGCTGTTCGCGCTACGGGCTGGAGGCGATCCGGCGCCATGGGCCGTTTGTTGGCTCCTGGCTCACCCTGAAGCGGATTCTCCGTTGTCATCCCTGGGGCGGCTGTGGCTATGATCCGGTCCCCGAAAGGGGCGGGGTGTCTTCCCAAACACAACAAGAATGTCGGGCCGAATAA
- the rnpA gene encoding ribonuclease P protein component: protein MLQPGFGRAHAFESVFAMRNPSSGSLERLQKRSEFLNIARNGRKAVTQGLVLQARTLEPGQAGPLRIGYTASRKVGGAVQRNRARRRLRAVVHDVLNTMAVPGHEFVLIARANTLTRSYNGLIADLRRALSKVGALKQEAQS, encoded by the coding sequence ATGCTGCAACCCGGCTTCGGCCGGGCGCACGCATTCGAAAGCGTCTTTGCCATGCGCAACCCGTCCTCCGGATCGTTGGAGCGCCTGCAAAAGCGCAGCGAATTCCTCAATATCGCCCGTAACGGGCGCAAGGCCGTGACCCAGGGGCTGGTGCTTCAGGCGCGTACGCTTGAGCCGGGCCAAGCGGGCCCGCTCCGGATCGGCTATACCGCCAGCCGCAAGGTTGGCGGTGCGGTGCAGAGAAACCGCGCGAGACGAAGGCTGAGAGCCGTGGTTCACGACGTCTTGAACACGATGGCCGTACCGGGGCACGAGTTCGTCCTGATCGCCCGCGCCAACACCCTTACCCGTTCCTATAACGGACTGATCGCCGACCTTCGGCGCGCGCTTTCCAAGGTGGGCGCCCTGAAGCAGGAGGCCCAGTCGTGA
- the rpmH gene encoding 50S ribosomal protein L34 has product MKRTYQPSVLVRKRRHGFRSRMATVGGRHVIRNRRAKGRKRLSA; this is encoded by the coding sequence GTGAAACGCACCTATCAACCCAGCGTCCTCGTACGCAAGCGCCGCCACGGCTTCCGGTCCCGCATGGCGACCGTCGGTGGCCGCCACGTCATTCGCAACCGGCGCGCCAAGGGCCGCAAGCGTCTGTCCGCCTAA